The proteins below come from a single Rosa rugosa chromosome 2, drRosRugo1.1, whole genome shotgun sequence genomic window:
- the LOC133733746 gene encoding uncharacterized protein LOC133733746 isoform X2 yields the protein MEFFDFTNAATCKAVTNNPSPACLRAPPPAFQAPAATTELRVGDLEHSRVPNTEHNVQGCNQQPAYRSIQCEADVYLFDGCITPWKVPNGKDLLFVRPDAVFDGKKLISISETL from the exons ATGGAGTTCTTCGATTTCACG AACGCAGCAACCTGCAAGGCTGTAACCAACAACCCATCTCCTGCATGTCTCCGAGCTCCGCCTCCAGCCTTTCAAGCCCCAGCGGCCACCACCGAACTCagggttggagacttggagcacTCCCGAGTCCCGAACACGGAACACAACGTGCAAGGCTGTAACCAGCAACCAGCATATCGTTCGATTCAGTG TGAGGCAGATGTGTATCTTTTCGATGGTTGCATTACACCGTGGAAAGTCCCAAATGGGAAAGACCTCCTTTTTGTGAGACCTGATGCTGTGTTTGATGGGAAGAAACTGATCAG
- the LOC133733746 gene encoding uncharacterized protein LOC133733746 isoform X1, which produces MEFFDFTNAATCKAVTNNPSPACLRAPPPAFQAPAATTELRVGDLEHSRVPNTEHNVQGCNQQPAYRSIQCEADVYLFDGCITPWKVPNGKDLLFVRPDAVFDGKKLIRLFQICVCLFFSTWF; this is translated from the exons ATGGAGTTCTTCGATTTCACG AACGCAGCAACCTGCAAGGCTGTAACCAACAACCCATCTCCTGCATGTCTCCGAGCTCCGCCTCCAGCCTTTCAAGCCCCAGCGGCCACCACCGAACTCagggttggagacttggagcacTCCCGAGTCCCGAACACGGAACACAACGTGCAAGGCTGTAACCAGCAACCAGCATATCGTTCGATTCAGTG TGAGGCAGATGTGTATCTTTTCGATGGTTGCATTACACCGTGGAAAGTCCCAAATGGGAAAGACCTCCTTTTTGTGAGACCTGATGCTGTGTTTGATGGGAAGAAACTGATCAGGTTGTTTCAGATTTGTGTGTGCcttttcttttctacttggttttga